The segment AAAAATGTGCACAGAATTAAATGGTATTCTGTCTTTGATTATACAAAAATACAAGCTAAACAAAGTAGCCGCCTATGACAAACTAACTAATACTTTAACTAGAAAATATCTAGAGGAAGAAATTGAGAGAAACATTACTATAGCAGCAGAAAACAATGGGATTTTCTCAATGATTATGTTTGATCTTGATTATTTTAAAAACATAAATGATAAGTTTGGACATCAAACAGGAGATATGGTATTAAAAAAAGTATGCACTATAGCTAAGAGTGCTGTAAGAAATACCGATGTTTGTGGAAGGTATGGTGGAGAAGAATTTATCATTCTTCTTAAAAATAGTAGCTTAGAAGATGCCTTTAAAGTAGCAGAAATAATAAGAATAAATATTGAGAAAGCAAGAATACTAGAGGATAAAGCAAAAGTAACGGTAAGTATGGGAATAGTTTCTTATCCAAAACACGGTCAATGGAAGCAGCAACTTGTGGAGAAAGTGGATCAAGCTCTATATGAGGCTAAGGAATCTGGTAGAAATCAATGTAGGATTTGGTGTGAAGATTCATCCAACCAATTAAAAGGGACAAATAAATTGACAGGTATAATTACACAAAATGAAGTGCAAAACAACAGAAATGTTTTGGTTATGGTTGAATTAGTAGATATTATAAACCTTAAAATGGAGTATACTCAAAAGATATATAAAATGTTAGGTAGAATAATTGAAATAACTGAATCACAATATGGCACTTTGTTTTTTATAAAAGATGAAGAAACTACAGAGATTTTCTCTAGAAAGGCCTTTTCAGAGCAGTGGGTAAGAAATATTAATTATAATTCTGAAATATTAAATAATGTTTTAAAGAAAAGACATGGGACCTGTACAGTGGATTTAAATAATATAATGAGAAAAGACCCTATAACAGGAGCACCAGATTGGCAGTCTATAATAGTTGTACCTATGATAAAAAATGATTTATTAAAAGGGGCATTGTATCTATCAACTTCAGTTAAATTAAAGGAATTTGGTGTGGAGGAGTTTAATTATGTAAATACACTGGCTAAAATTATAACTACCATGATGTAATAGGTAAAATAATAAAATTTGGTATTAAATTTTTAGAAACTTTGAATTTAGATATAAAAAGTGAAGCACACTTAAGTAAAGAAAGAGGGAATTTAAATTGAAAGCAGAGATTTTAGCAGTAGGTACTGAGATTCTATTAGGAGATATTTTAAACACTAATGCGCAGTATCTTTCAAAAAAATTAGCTCAGCTTGGAATAGAAGTTTATTTTCAAGGAGTTGTAGGTGACAATGAGGATAGGTTAAAGGAAGCTTTGGAGCTATCTTTTAAAAGAGCAGATTTAGTTATTACAACAGGCGGTTTAGGACCAACTAAAGATGACTTAACAAAAGAAACAATCTTTGATTTTTTCCATAAGCCTTCTGTTATTCATGAGAAATCGCTAAACAGTATAAAGGAATATTTTAAAAAAAGCAATAGAGAAATGCCAGATAACAATATTAAACAGGCTTATTTTCCAGAGGATGCGATAATTATGGAAAATAACAATGGTACTGCTCCTGGTTGTATTCTAGAAAGCAAAGGAAAAATAATAGGAGTTTTTCCAGGGCCACCTAAAGAGCTAGTGCCTATGTTTGAAGAGAGCTTTTTACCTTATATAAAAAAATTTACAAAAGGAGTCTTATACTCTAAAGTATTAAGAGTTGCAGGACTTGGAGAAAGCAAGGCTTGTGAAATCATTCAAGATATCTTAGATGAGCAAAATAATCCTACTATAGCTCCTTATGCAAAGGATACAGAGGTTACTTTTAGAATAACAGCTAAGGCTAATACAGAGGTAGAGGCTAAAAAAATTATAGAGCCTCTAGAGAAAAAAGTTAGAGAAAGACTTGGCGAAAATGTATATGGAGTAGGAAATACTAGTATAGAGGATGAAACTGCAAAACTTTTAATAAAAAACAATTTAACTATAGCAGTAGCAGAGTCTTGTACTGGAGGATTACTTGCGGGAAAACTTATAAACTATCCTGGTATATCTTCTGTTTTTATGGATGGTGTGGTTTCTTACAGTAATGAGTCTAAGATGAAAAGGCTTGGTGTAAAAGAGGAAACCTTAGATAAATACGGTGCTGTAAGCAAAGAAGTAGCCATGGAAATGGCAGAAGGGGTTTCTAAAACTATGGAAACTAAGGTAGGTATATCTACAACAGGTATAGCAGGACCAACAGGTGGAAGCCCTGAAAAACCTGTAGGACTTGTATATGTGGGACTTTATATAGAGGGAAAAACAAGTTATATAAGATTAAATTTAAATGGTAACAGACAAAAGGTTAGGGATCTTGCAGTAAATAAAGCCATAAATTATCTTAGAAGAAATATTTTAGAAAGATAAGGGAAGTGGTTTTTCTTAAAAATATTTTATATAAAGAAAAATAAAATAGAAATTTTATAAAAATACTTATATAAATTTTGTAAATTTATATAAGTATTTTTAATAGTATATAGTATAAACTCTATAGAAAGGAATTTATACTATGGGATACTATATTAATTTATTAATAGTAATATTCGTATTTACTTATATTAATCAAAGTTTGGTGTTTTTTAAACTAGCCAATGATTTGAATCTCATGAATAGATGGCTTGCATTTATACCTTTTCTTCAAAATATATTACTTCTTAGGATAATAAACAAAAAAGATTGGTATTTTATTTTGTTTTTAGTACCTGTTGTAAATGTAATAGCCTACGTAGTTTTTTATACTAAATTTTATGAAATGTTTGATTTAAGCTTTCCGTGGATTATATTTTCCATAATTATTTGGCCTATAGGTCAAATTTCCAATTTATATATAGCTTTTTTAAAAAAGAACTATCTTAAAACTAAAAAGTGTCTTTAATAAAAGGGTGATTTTCACCCTTTTATCTTTTAGCCTTTGATTACTATACATTAGGGCAAAAGCTTATCTAAATTCACAGCTCCACTTCCTTGAATACTCTTTGGCATGTTTAGTAGGTTAGAGGATACTTTTAATAAAGAGGATAGGTCTGAAAATTTTAATTGAGGATTATTTTCTAAAAGTAATGCACATAAACCACAAATGTAAGCAGCGGCAGCAGAAGTGCCTGTGTAATTAGTATACTTATTTTTAAGGTGTTTTGGATATATTTTCATGCCGTTTCGCTCCGACTCGTAGGTGATATCGGAATTTAAAGATGTAATATTTACACAAGCTGCAACTAAATCTGGCTTCTGTATATTTTTATAAGCACCAACAGAAGAATATTCATAAGAAGTGTAGGAAGAGGTGCAGGTATTAATACCTCCTACGGTTATGCAATTTTTTAAAGTAGCAATGCCCCTTATAGAATTTTCATCATTTCCATTATTTCCTGCAGGAACAATTGTGGTAATACCTTTAGCTATAGCTAAATCTATGATCTTTTCAAAAAGGGAAAGAATAAACTGGTTATTATCCATAATTTCAAAAGGTAAACAAATCAATCTTAAATTGTAAACATCAGTTTCTTCTATGAAGCATTGGATTGCAAATAATATGTCTGAGATATAGGCCCTGCCAATTTTATTAAAAGCTTTTATTGAGTATAAATGGCTATTTTCTGCAATGCCTTTAAATTCTCCGTTAGAGCTATTTCCGCTTCCACATAAAATTCCGGAGATAAAAGTTCCGTGACCATTGTCATCATAAGGGTATTTATAGTTTCTTATTAAGTCCTTAAATTCTATTATTTTTTTGTAAGGCTTCATTAGGTCTTCGTGGGGATAAACCCCCGTATCTATAAGGCCTATTCCTATTCCTCGACCAGTAAGTCTAAGATTTCCTTTTAAAGATAGGGCGTTAGATTTATTAAGGCTGATTTCACCGCAAAGAAATGCTCTTGTGTCAAGGCTTATATAATCAATTTCAGGATGTTCTATTAGTCTCTCTATAGTATAAGGACAGGCTAATACAGAGTAAGTATTTATTAATGAAATGTTTCTTATAATGATTCCTTTGTATTTTTTTATTTTACCTTCTATCTTAGAATTTAAATTTTTATAATGGACTAGCACTCTGTAATTTTTAAACTCTTTTTTTCTAAAGACATTTTAAGATTATATTCTAATTTGTTTTTAAAGGAAAACATAAATAACCCCCTTAAAACTGTTTCATTATATTATAGTTAAAAAGCTACATAAATGTTAAAATATTAATGATATTTTAAATGAATAGAATATTATTTTTATATAATGTACTGATAAATTTTACAGAGTTTATTTTATTTGGTATTAGTGAGATATAGTATTATACTATTTTTAGGAGGGGATAGATATGCCTGTATTAGATTTTAAATGTAATGATTGTGGAAATGAATTCTTTGAAATCACAACAGCTAATGAAAAAATTAAATGTCCAAAATGTAAAAGTGAGAAGGTAGAAAGAGTTTATAAGGGTAAATTCTATGGAAAAAATAATTGTGGAGGAGATTGCTCTTGCTGTGGAGGTTGTCATTAGCCTTTGATTGAACATTAGTTAAAATTCTACAAAATAAAGGGCATGCTTAGGCTTAACTAAAATAGTCACAGCATGTCCGTAATTTTAACGATTACAATTCAAGGTCGAATTCTTCTGCACAAAGCTCTAAAAAGGCCTTTCCACAAGGAGTTAGAGTCCTTTTAGAATTTAATATTAAGTAAATTCCTCTATGTATATCTATGTCCTTTATTGTGCTAGCTTTTAGGTTTACGTTGCTTGAATAATTTTCATAAATTTTTTTAGATACAATGGATATTCCCATTCCTGTTTTTACAAATTGTATAAGAGTATCTATGTTGTTTACTTCGCATATTACATTAAAAGCATTTATATTTATATTAAATTTTTTAAATTCGGTTTCTACTGTTTCTCTTGTGGCAGAGGATTTTTCCCTCATTATAAATTTGTATTTTTTAAGAGTGTCTATATCAATAACATCTGGTAGACCAAGACTTATATTAGACAAGACTATCAATTCATCATCAAATAGTTTATAGTTTTTTATTTTTTCGTTATCTATGTAACTTCCAACAACACCTAATTCATATTCTAAATTAAGAACGCTTTTTACAATTTTACCAGAACTAAGTTCTTTGACGTTAAAGGTTGTTTGAGGATAAAGATTTTTAAACTTAACTATTAGATCAGGTACTATAGAATTACAAGGTGTTGTACTAGATAGTAATTCAAGCTTACCACATATGGTGTTATTAAAAGAAGATATGTGTGTAACAGCGTTGTTTCTGATATTTATTATGTCTACTGCGTAAGCTAGAAAAGATTCTCCAGCAGGAGTTAAGTTTACTTCTTTGGATGTTCTGTCGAAAAGTTGTATATTTAAGTCCTTTTCTAAGCTAGAAATATGAGAACTAATTGTTGGTTGAGATAAAAATATGTCGTTTGCAGCTTTAGAAAAACTTTTTAGCTTTGCCACGCTTATAAAAGCTTCTATTTGTTTAAAATCCATGAAACATCCCCCTATGAGTTTTTAAAATTTACTCAAGTTAGCCCTTAGCCCCTAGCAGGATTTCCATTTGAAAACCACAATGCCAATAATCATTAGAGCTACGCCTAAGTATTTATTCAGAGAAAATACAATTTTCTCACTACCAAACAAACCAAAAGCATCTATTATAGCCGCAGCTAAAAGCTGAGCAACTAAAATAGTAGCTATAGAATAAGTTGGTCCTAAACTTTTGATTCCACGCATAACGGTGAAAATAATTAATGCCCCAAGAACTCCACCAAGTAAATACAGTTTATTTGCAGTTTTTATTTGTTTGAAATCACCATTCTTTGCTACGAATAGTATTATAAGTGTAAGAATCAATCCAGTACCTTGAACAAATACATTGGTCTCCCAAACACCGATTTTCTCTCCAAGTCGAGTGTTAAAAACTCCTTGGAGACTCATGAATATACCTGCAAGTATAGACATAATTATTCCTATCATATAAATCACCTTCCCATAGTATTTTAACCATAATGGGAAAATGTATTACGTAAAAATAGGAAGGAAGATAAATTAATATCCTTCGTCCTGTCTTTTGTGATTTATTTCATTTTTTTTAAGGTAACCATTTTTAATGTCATCAAGGGAAAAATTTAAACTATGGCCTAAAGATATATAATCTTCAAACATGGTTAAATAATGATCTTTTGAATTGCATACTATAAAATCAGTTACATCTATAAAAAGATTTAAAAATTGATCTGTAAGTTTAAGTTCACTTTTAACGGGTTCAATATTTACATCAGTATAGTCTTTTTCAAGACCTATACTAAGTATAAAATGAAGACAATCTACATATTCTTCAAGGATTGTTTGTTGATCTGAAGGACCTTTATTGCTCCAAAATTTGAAGCATCTAGTTTCGTTAGCTAGTTCTCCTAGTTCAACTTGTAAAGCTAATAACTTCTTTGATAATAGTGAACTTTCAAGATTATGTTCTTTTTTTATACGACTATCTAAAGCTTTCTGTAAAGAGAATAAATCAGTAAATCTCATAAACAAGGCCGCCTTTCTCATTTTTATAGGATATTTATATTTTAACGAATTTTATAAAATATTAAAAGTTTGTAAAACGGTTACAAAAAATATTTTAAATACTTATTAAAAATAACCCTTAACAAGCTTGAAATTAAGTAAATATTTGATAAAATCCTAATAATTTACATGTAAAAATCGAAAACCTTTGAAAGCTTTAAAGGTTAAGTGCATAAATTTTATTAAAATTAATAATCTCTAAGTTCATATTTTTTTACTGAAAAATCTTTTTTGTTATTTACATGACCTTTCCAAACTTCGATTCTAGTTATTTTAAAACTAGCCTCTTTAATGGAAGCATCTAAAGATTCAAAATTATTATTTCTTAAATAATAATTTTTTCTGTTATTTATTGTGTTTGTTAAAGGTACATATAGAGGTGTATTGTTTGGTTTAGTGCTAAAACCAGACAAATTAAGCAGGTCACTAATATTTCTTGCAATCCTATTTATATATCCTTTATTTTCTATTTTTAAATTTATAAATTTATTATTGCTATCTACGAAAACGTCATTATCTAGTTGAACTTTAAATTTTTTGTATGGTTTTAATACCTTTGTAATAATAGGATCTAGTTCTTCTAATTTAACATCGTATATAGTGTTAAGATGAACATAGGTATTATATGTGTTTTTGTTTAATTTATATCGTCTGCAAACTTTATTTAATATGTAATCCATATGATTTTCTGAAACATCATCAAACAAAGCAACAATTTCATATTTCATTTACAATCCTCCAGTAATAAATTCATTATATCCTACATGCATATTATACCATATTAATATTTTTTTATAATATTAAAAAAAGTTAATACAATACATAAATTAACTTATTATAAATTAAAAAAATTTGTTAAAAAATAATTCAGTTATGATATAATATTCTTTGTAAATTAAAAATTAGTATGAAATTAGTGAGGATGGATACTGTAATGGAAAAGTTAATCATAAATGGTGGTAATAAACTTTATGGTGAGGTAGACATAAGCGGCGCTAAAAATGCTGCAGTTGCAATAATACCAGCAGCAATAATGGCAAGTGATAAAAAATGTATAATAGATAACATTCCTGATATAGAAGATGTACACTGTCTTGAGAGAATACTGAAAAGCTTGGGATGCAATGTAATAAAAGAAAAAAATACCATTGAAATAGATAGTACCAATTTAACAAATACAAATGCATGTACTGAAGATGTAAGAAGAATGAGAGCCTCTTATTATTTTATAGGAGCGCTTTTAGGGAGATTTGGAAAAGCGAGAGTTGATCTTCCAGGTGGATGTCCTATAGGGGTTAGACCTATAGATCAGCACATTAAAGGATTTGAAGCACTAGGAGCAGATGTGGTTATAGAACATGGTGCGGTAATAATAAAAGCAGATAAACTTGTAGGTACTAAAATATTTTTTGATGTAGTTAGTGTAGGCGCTACTATAAACGTAATGCTAGCTGCAACTTTAGCTGAAGGAGTTACTGTTCTTGAGAACGTGGCAAAGGAACCCCACGTTGTAGATGTTGCTAATTTTTTGAACTCTATGGGTGCAAATGTAAAAGGAGCAGGAACAGATGTTATTAAGATTTTTGGTGTTAAAAAACTAAAGGGATGTAATTATAGTGTAATACCAGATCAAATTGAAGCAGGCACATATATGATAGCAACATCTGCTTGCGGTGGTGAGGTTACAATAAAAAATATAATTCCAAAACATCTTGAGTCTATGTCAGCTAAGCTAATGGAGACAGGAGTTAAAATTATTCCAAATGGGGATTCTATTAAAGTTATTAGTAGTGGAAACCTAAAAGGTGTAAATGTTAAGACACTTCCTTATCCTGGATTCCCAACAGATATACAACAACCTATGACGGCACTTTTATGTGTTGCTAAAGGCAGAAGTATAGTAAATGAAAGCATATGGGAAAATAGATTTAAACATGTAGATGAACTAAAAAAGATGGGCGCAGCGGTTAAAGTCGAAGGTAAAACTGCTATAGTAGATGGAGTTCAAAAACTAACAGGAGCAGTGGTTAAAGCTACAGATTTAAGAGCAGGAGCTGCCATGGTTATAGCTGCTTTAATGGCCTTTGGTACTTCTGAGGTTGAGGGAATTGAGCATATAGATAGAGGATACCCTCATATTGAAGATAAGTTTAAAATGTTAGGTGCGGATATAAAGAGGGTTAAAAAATAGAATGGAGATAATAAGTTATGATATTTTGTCCCTTATATAGTGGAAGTAGTGGCAACAGTATTTTTGTAGGTACTGATAAGACAAAGATACTTATAGATGCAGGACTTTCTGGAAAACATATTGAAAACGCATTGAAGTCTATAGGACAAGAGCCTAGCGAATTGGATGCCATATTTGTGACTCATGAACATATAGATCACGTAAAAGGCGTGGGAGTGCTTTCAAGAAGACACAATGTACCTATATACGCTAATACCGATACTTGGGAAGCTATGAGTAAGAGCCTTGGGAAAATTAAAGAAAACAACATAAAGCTAATACAAGAAGATTATGTAGATATAAAGGATATGGAGATTTTTAATTTTCCAATTTCTCATGATGCAGCAGATCCTAAAGGGTATGTTGTTTCTCATGGAAATAAAAAGGCCTGTGTAGCTACAGATTTAGGGCATTTTTCAAAGGAAGTTAAAGATGCAATAAAAGAATGTCAGGTTATTCTTATGGAGAGTAATCATGATGTGGAGATGCTTAAGTTTGGACCCTATCCCTATACCTTAAAAAGAAGGATATTAAGTAGCATTGGACATTTATCTAATGATGATTGTGGTAAGGCAATAGTTGATATAATGAAAGACAGAAAGAAAATGATATTTTTAGGGCATTTAAGTAAAACTAATAATTGCCCAGAACTTGCCTATCAAACAGTTTTAAATATTTTAAATGATAATAATATAAAATTAGGTAAAGATATAGATATTGATGTTGCAAAAAGAAATGAGCCAAGCCTTTGTATTAATTTTTAGGGAGTGTTTTTATGATTAAAAGAAATAACTTAGTTTTTGCTTTATTGGTTTTAATGTTGTCTTTGAATTTACTTGGTTGTGAGAAAGAAGACAAAGTAAGTTCTCTTAATAACCAAAAGGTTGAAAACATAAAGTTGTCTAAAGGAGATAAAGACGATTTTGTAAATATGGGATTATACTTTTATGAGAAATCATCATCTAAAAAATCTGAAGTAGCTAAAGAGCCTAGAATAATAAATAAAGAAGAGGTTTTAGCTGAGTTTGTTATGGATGAACTTATAAAAGGACCTTCCCCTGAGAGCAAATTGAGTCCAATTTTGCCTAAGGAGACAAAGGTGTTATATGTTTCTGTAAAGGATAAGGTTGCTTATGTAAACCTAAGTTTAGAGGCAAGGAGTATTGATAGTAAGGATCAAGAACTAGCTTGCATAAAGGGAATAGTTTATTCTTTGACTAATTTAGGTTATGTTGATAAGGTTAAAATACTAATAAACAGCAAAAATGCAGATACTTTAGCTGGAAACTACAGTATCTCAAAACCTTTGGGAAGAGACGATGTTAAGCTTTTAAAGTAGTTGATTTTTGTTAAAATATGTTTTTATAGTAAAATCAGGACTATTTATGCTTGCTATAAATAGAATTTTAACGCTTATGCTTGAAAATAGTTACAAATTTAATTATAATGAATTGTGTTTAGAGGTTAAAAATGTGTTTAAAAAGGAGATAAGAATTATGAGTTTATATAAACAATGGACAGATATGGTAGTAGAATATGTTAAGACAAAAGGCGAGCAAGCTTTTTGGAATGAATATGGGGATGTAGAAGAAAAAATATATTCTAAACTATTGTCATCTCACAACAATGAAATTAAAGGAAATGTTAAAGAATTAGCTGATAAATATGATGCATCAGTAGTTTTCTTTATGGGATTTTTAGATGGAATCAATGAAAGTTTAGAAGAAGAACTTGATTTAGAAAAATTCGAAGATACTACAGAAGTAGATTCAAAAATCGACTTTGAAAAATTGTATTTTAATATGTTAGATGCTAAGGCAGATTATCTATACAATTTACCACAATGGGAAGGCATATTCTCACAAGAAAAGAGAAAAGAAATAACAAAGAAGTGGAGAGCTTCTAAAGTTGTTGTTAAAGAAAATAAAATAGGAAGAAATGATCCATGTCCTTGTGGTAGTGGCAAAAAATATAAAAAATGCTGTGGAGCAGGAAAATAAATTTAATAATAATTTGTAGAAATGGGCTGAGGACTTATTATAAATCTTCAGCCCTTATTTTGTTTAGTTTATAACGTAGGAAGCTAGTTACAATAGATTAGGACATAAACCAGTATAAGGAGTAGTGAATTAATGAATATAACAGTAATAAGTGTAGGAAAGCTTAAAGAAAAGTATTTAAAAATGGCTATAGAGGAGTACAGCAAAAGACTTCAAAGGTATTGCAAGTTAAGTGTTTTAGAAGTGCCTGATGAAAAAACTCCAGATGGGGCTAATGAAAAAGAGGAGCTTTCTATAAAGGATAAGGAAGGGCTTGGAATTTTAAAACATATTAAAGATAATATGTTTGTAGTGGCCCTAGATTTAAAAGGAAAAATGTTTTCTTCTGAGGAGTTTTCAGAGTTTTTAAGTGAATGTGCTTTAAATGGAAGCAGCAATATTTGCTTTGTAATAGGAGGTTCTTTAGGCCTTTCTAAGGAAGTAATAAAAAGGGCCAATTTTAAACTTTGCTTTTCAAAGATGACTTTTCCTCACCAGCTTTTTAGAGTTATGCTTTTAGAGCAGATTTATAGAGGTTTTAGGATTAGAAGCGGTGAACCGTATCATAAGTAAATGAGGTTTTTCGGTCTGGGTATTGATATGACTTGCTTAGTACTGTTTTTGTAATGAAAAATACCGTATCACAAGTAAGAGCATAAAATGATTTTACTATACAATAATTACAAAATAATATACAATTGATGGTAGATAAGAGAGTATTAATATACATTTTAAATATAAGATAAATAGTAATTTGTGAGGATAAATATGATAGAATTAAGTACAGAACGATTGATAATAAGAAGATTTTCAGAAAATGATGCTGAAGATTTATATGAATATTTTTCAAATCCCAAAGTATTGGAATTTGAGCCATTTAAGCCGTTTACAAAAGATGAAGCTTATAGGGAAGCAAAAAGACGTACGGATGATGAAAAATTTCTTGCTGTATGTTTGAAAAGTGGCAAAGTGATAGGTAATCTATACTTTTCAAAAGGAGACTTCGAAACTTGGGAAGTTGGATACGTCTTTAATGAAAAATACTGGGGAAATGGATATGCTTCAGAAAGCATACTTGCACTGATAAAATATGCTTTCTTAAATCTAAACGTAAGAAGGATTATTGCACAGTGTGATCCTAAAAATATTGCTTCTTGGAAATTACTTGAGCGTGTTGGAATGAGAAGAGAGGGTAAGTTGCTTCAGAATATTTTTTTCTTTACTGATGAAAAAGGTAATCCTATTTGGAAAGATACTTATGAATATGGAATTCTTAAATCTGAATATATGAAGTTATAAATTTGAAATTAAGGTTAAGTATTATAAATAGTAATTATATATGTTACTAAGATAGATGTTTTTAAATTATAAAAAATATTTAGGTTTATTTTTTATTAAAATTTGATATAATATAAATAAGAAAAGCTTAGTGCTAGTAACACTAAGCAATCCTTAGAACAAAAGTAGATAGCCCAAATTTTATATTTGGTGCTAGTCACTTTCACAAAGTGCTTATTTTGTTTTAGGGCTATTGGATTAGATTTATATTATAAACAATGAATCTTAGAAAAAGTGCTAATCTTCGCAGGATGGAGCACTTTTTTCTTTGCTTTTAACTTCTATGTCAAGACCAAGGAACTTAATCTTAATTTTTAAATGATGTATAAAAAGATTATGCTTTAAAACTAATTTTATAACATAAACAATTGATATACATTTTATAAAAGTATCAAACATATCCAATACCACCCCTAGCTATAGTGAAATAATTCACCAATAGCCCAGGAGGATAAAATATTCAAAACCCCCGTAGCCATCCACTACGGAATTTCTAAATAATACTTTAGAATTATACCATAATTATGTAGAATATATACACAAGAATAAAATGGAAAAACTATCTGTGGAAAATATTGCGTATTTAAAATAAGTCATACGGTAGATGCTATGCAAAAATCATGGATGGAGATATTTTCGGAGTTATTAAAAAGAAATTATGAATTTGATGATAGAAGACCTATTCTTGAACGCTATGCAATGGAAATGATAAATAAACATTATTGCGAAATTTGCGTACCAATATTATAAAAGAATATCAAAACAACTTTACATTAAGAATAAACCTTATCATTTACTATTAAATGATAAGGTTTATTTGAATTTTAATATATTGTTTTTATCATAAATATAATCATTTCAGTTAAAATGATTATATTTATGATAAAATGATAATAATAAAAAATATAATATTAATGAGGGAGAATGTATAATGATTTCTTTTGAAAATAATAAATTGAATAACTTAGCATTACCTATGAGTATAGTGAGAATGTTAACTACTATAAATGAATATAAAGGTAAGCAAGATTTGTATAAAAAGCAATCACCTCAAATATTAAATACACTTAAAGAGGTAGCAATTATACAAAGTGCAGAATCATCAAATAGAATAGAAGGTATTTATACTTCGAATAAAAGATTGCGTGAAATAATGGATAATAAAATAGAGCCAAGAGATAGAAGTGAAAGTGAGATAGCTGGGTATAGAGATGTATTAAATACTATTCATAGTGCTTTTGATGCTATACCTATAAAATCATCTGTATTATTACAATTACATAGAGATTTATATAAGTTTTCAGCAGCTAAGGGTGGAAACTATAAAAATACTGATAATGTGATTGAAGAAATATTACCTAATGGAACTAAATATATAAGATTTAAGCCTGTTGATGCATTTAGCACTGCAGGCTATATGGAGAGACTTTGCGTGGAATATAGAAAGGAGATTGCAAAAGGAGAAGTTGAACCATTAGTTTTAATATCTGCATTTATATTAGATTTTCTT is part of the Haloimpatiens sp. FM7315 genome and harbors:
- a CDS encoding diguanylate cyclase; the protein is MDVGNVNNILSFISCNGIINNKYFMKSVKSFYSSLFHSEIHDIKDVLNKISCNDIENLNLILKYMLYVTMGTNGCIIGEFNENFQQCICDYSCSTLTEEDIKIIKRSKYLREPVLVSNLENCKVRSENTLKNLKACICIPILYSNNSNVEVEKDNRINSYDETTIIAYVYIRSERALNNFNYKTLKMCTELNGILSLIIQKYKLNKVAAYDKLTNTLTRKYLEEEIERNITIAAENNGIFSMIMFDLDYFKNINDKFGHQTGDMVLKKVCTIAKSAVRNTDVCGRYGGEEFIILLKNSSLEDAFKVAEIIRINIEKARILEDKAKVTVSMGIVSYPKHGQWKQQLVEKVDQALYEAKESGRNQCRIWCEDSSNQLKGTNKLTGIITQNEVQNNRNVLVMVELVDIINLKMEYTQKIYKMLGRIIEITESQYGTLFFIKDEETTEIFSRKAFSEQWVRNINYNSEILNNVLKKRHGTCTVDLNNIMRKDPITGAPDWQSIIVVPMIKNDLLKGALYLSTSVKLKEFGVEEFNYVNTLAKIITTMM
- a CDS encoding competence/damage-inducible protein A, whose product is MKAEILAVGTEILLGDILNTNAQYLSKKLAQLGIEVYFQGVVGDNEDRLKEALELSFKRADLVITTGGLGPTKDDLTKETIFDFFHKPSVIHEKSLNSIKEYFKKSNREMPDNNIKQAYFPEDAIIMENNNGTAPGCILESKGKIIGVFPGPPKELVPMFEESFLPYIKKFTKGVLYSKVLRVAGLGESKACEIIQDILDEQNNPTIAPYAKDTEVTFRITAKANTEVEAKKIIEPLEKKVRERLGENVYGVGNTSIEDETAKLLIKNNLTIAVAESCTGGLLAGKLINYPGISSVFMDGVVSYSNESKMKRLGVKEETLDKYGAVSKEVAMEMAEGVSKTMETKVGISTTGIAGPTGGSPEKPVGLVYVGLYIEGKTSYIRLNLNGNRQKVRDLAVNKAINYLRRNILER
- a CDS encoding DUF5684 domain-containing protein, producing the protein MGYYINLLIVIFVFTYINQSLVFFKLANDLNLMNRWLAFIPFLQNILLLRIINKKDWYFILFLVPVVNVIAYVVFYTKFYEMFDLSFPWIIFSIIIWPIGQISNLYIAFLKKNYLKTKKCL
- a CDS encoding FmdB family zinc ribbon protein, giving the protein MPVLDFKCNDCGNEFFEITTANEKIKCPKCKSEKVERVYKGKFYGKNNCGGDCSCCGGCH
- a CDS encoding selenium metabolism-associated LysR family transcriptional regulator, which translates into the protein MDFKQIEAFISVAKLKSFSKAANDIFLSQPTISSHISSLEKDLNIQLFDRTSKEVNLTPAGESFLAYAVDIINIRNNAVTHISSFNNTICGKLELLSSTTPCNSIVPDLIVKFKNLYPQTTFNVKELSSGKIVKSVLNLEYELGVVGSYIDNEKIKNYKLFDDELIVLSNISLGLPDVIDIDTLKKYKFIMREKSSATRETVETEFKKFNININAFNVICEVNNIDTLIQFVKTGMGISIVSKKIYENYSSNVNLKASTIKDIDIHRGIYLILNSKRTLTPCGKAFLELCAEEFDLEL
- a CDS encoding DMT family transporter: MIGIIMSILAGIFMSLQGVFNTRLGEKIGVWETNVFVQGTGLILTLIILFVAKNGDFKQIKTANKLYLLGGVLGALIIFTVMRGIKSLGPTYSIATILVAQLLAAAIIDAFGLFGSEKIVFSLNKYLGVALMIIGIVVFKWKSC
- a CDS encoding dUTP diphosphatase codes for the protein MRFTDLFSLQKALDSRIKKEHNLESSLLSKKLLALQVELGELANETRCFKFWSNKGPSDQQTILEEYVDCLHFILSIGLEKDYTDVNIEPVKSELKLTDQFLNLFIDVTDFIVCNSKDHYLTMFEDYISLGHSLNFSLDDIKNGYLKKNEINHKRQDEGY